tagcatgtgtataatagcatcattagtatttttatttggcctgaatccaaattggcaggggttgagtatgttttgggagataaggtaggagtagattcgtttatgaattaatttttcgaagatttttgagagagggtgtaagttggatattggcctatagttattcaactctgtttggtctcctcctttgtggatcggggtgacccttgctattttgagtactgtagggaaggtggaggattcaatggatttgttaaagagtgttgcaatgattggtgatagcacttgtgacacttttttgtatataaagggtggtaaggtatttaaatctcctgccttgttttttagcgtgttgataataagggagacttcgtatgggttagtcggagctaggaacagtgtgttcgggtagttgccagtgaggtagtcatttggtggggtatctgagcttgggattttattggcaaggttttgtcctatagtggagaagaagtcattgagtctgtttgctgtttctgttggtgggagttggggttcatctgattttgctaattttatttcgctatttcgtgatatcttttttgttcctagaatttctgatagggttttccaggtcttttttatatcacctcgtaagttggataatctgttctcataatacaatttttttgcccttcttatcaggctggttaggattgacgagtaacgttttgtttggtctctggttatgtgacccattctgtactgtttttcatattggtgttttgtatttatggatttgagaatgctgggtgttaaccagggactgttcagtctcttagctgtcatctgtttagtttttttagggcagtgcttgttatagaggtattgggtctatgctgcacttcctacaagagtgatggactgaacacatcgattccaggttgagggactgattacctcaaacttctactctccttacccatttctactttgtattggactgatgaagccactgtgtggcaaaacgcttcttcaataaagattcccatgtgttgcataagtgtcttaattcttccaccaacactttcatcatcaaaaTGACCTCGGAGGGCTTTCAAATCCAGGGCAGCATTGTGAAAGTTCATGCTAGGATCCTGCAGCCTCTTTTGAATACAGTCAGTGTGAATGAGTACTTTGTTCCAAAACCCTAGCAAAGTCAGAAAATTGTAACTCAACATGCCCTGTATCACTTCTTGTTTCACTGATCTCATTTTCATTGTCTATCATGTTCTGGAGAACTTAAGTGTCTCCTCAAGGTACTTGTTGAGGGCTACACTGATTCTGTCCTTGCACTCCACCTGGTTTTGGACCCCAACTTAACATCCACAGACATGGCATTTTTTAATTTTCCCCAGCACTGTATTGAATGAGAGAACACGTAGAGCTTTGATGGCTCCAAAAAACATGACCATTGTTGTATCCTGCTTGGCTGCATGTACACCCACCAAGTTGAGTGAGTGTCGTAATTCACAAACACTGCCAGGTTGTTTTCTCACTTATTCTTTGATGAACACCATTTCTGTGTCCAGCCACCACAGCAGCGTTGTCATAGCACTGACCAACAATCTTGTAGCTCCATTTCGTCCTTCTTTAGCTGTTTCAAGATATCTTCAACCAAGCTCTCAGCATCCTTCTGGCTTAATCTGGATAAAACCAAGGAAGGACTCTTTAACATGGACTGTGTTTCTCTCAAAATCAACTTCCACATACCTCACTACTTCTGACATCTGCTCACGGTGTGGCTGATTAGGAGTCGAGATGAAGATGAGACCATAGTAGTACGTACTTGGTTTTATGAATGCTTCTCAGTAAACTCTGGCGAACAGTGGATGCCATCATGTAGACGAATTTGTTCTGGACACCCGGTGAAAGATAAAACTTGGATCCAGGATTTATCTCCACGTGAGTGAGGGGTTCTCTCATGACAGGGTCAAAGATGGCTAGTAGTTTCAGTAAGCCAAGAAAATTTCCCACATTGGAGTCATCATCCAACTGAAGTGACTCCCTGTCCTCACAAAGCCAGGTTCTGAGTTGCATGGAATTTTATGCAGTGAAGGATTCTCATCAAGCTATCACGCCACTGCTGCTTTTCCCTCTCAGTCTGTGACTGAAGTTCTGTGTCAGTAACTCCTCGGTTTTTAGCTAAATTTCTTTCTATCTCTTTCTACTGTCTGAAGCATTCCAGATGATTCTTAGCATTTTCATGAACGTTGATCCTTTTAGGTGATTTCCACTGGTCAAATTCACTTTTTTGCTCCAATGAGGACTGATGGTCTGACTGGGAACAGAGAAGACAACATACAAAATGCAGACTTTTTAAAAGGGGAATACACCAGCCATGAGTGAGTCACTTCCTCACCATGACCATatcccaatttcctcttgaaccaAGTTTTGTTCATTGAAGGTTATTTGTTGGTAGGAAAGGCCCCACATTGTTCTGGAAATACTTTGAACCCAGCTTTATTTTGTTCTCAACACTTCAGGAGTCCAATTACTTCTGGTACGGCAGTTCCACTTTCCTTCTCTGTGAAGAAATGTTTTATGGTCTAACACAATGCTCTGAAATAAGGAAATGGCActtttaataagaacataaaattTCACAGATTTTGCACAAAATTCTAGACTACTTCCCTAGTTTGCACAGGAGAATAGTCTTACTGCCAGTTGGCAATGAgcagtggtactgtgtggtatgAAATCACGTAGCTCCTAGCACTGTATTTTTACCTAATAATTTATATGTGGTTTAACAATCTAGCCATCCTAGTGCTTCTCACCCATGATAATCAAAACCAGATCATGTctgaagaaatttttttttcactatctGAGGATGGCTTGTCCGATTTTAATAGAAACTGCTCATTAGTGTCCCCCTTCAAGTGGCACCCAGAGTACGTGTCATACCTTAGGTACACCACTAGATGTATGTGATTCATTAGTGTATGTGGTCCATTGTGTATATGTGAGCCACTGAAACCAACCACACGTACATCACTTATTTATGACACTATGTACACATCCTTGCAGTATATTGTACTGTCAACACAAACACAGCAAACAGAAAAGCCTCAGATGATCTATCTTCAGCAAAGATGAGATTTAACCTAATCTTGGCTTTCTATTCACCTCCAAATGTTCAGAGCTGACTTATGACTTGCACTGCATTTTTGATTTTCAAAACttttgggttagttgtgaatctTACCCTTGTATGAAACAACTAATTAGGCACTTATTTAAAGACAGTATAGTATTTGATAATCGTTTACTATATACAGTACTAAAAACTATGTACAGAAATAACATTTACAAAAACACGAATGAGCACGTGGTTAAAAAAATAAGTTACCTAAGATTCTTTCTAGCAAAAAGCTTCCATAAGCTTCTGCCTCATATACTATCACTGcttataaaatacatgaaaacaatTCTCTTCAGATCCAGGAGTAAATAATAAATTGTCTACTCTATATTTATAAACAAATGTTCAAgtgtaaagaaataaaaattactAAATTATAACCATGGGAAAATATATACTATAGTTACATTCCTAGACcataaaaagaatatttttcagtAGCATACATTATGAGCACAGCCAACACTCCAGTCACACAAATACAATCCCTTATACACAATTTTATTTACAAGGGAAGATGGTTTCTGGTAGCAATGTTTGTATGAAGTAGCATTTCAAAGTTATGTACAAGTGACCAGTCTAATGGGTAAGGGGATTGTTCAAGATACCGTCTAATGTCCATCATGGCACGTCGAATAGAACTTTCTGTTAGTCCATCCGGTGGGGGAAGAAAATTGTTGGGTTGGTGATTATCCATTTTGTATTGCTGTAAAAGTCTTTCTGCTGTGTAATTTCCTTGTGAGGCCGTTGGTGCAGACACTGTATGATCGCGTGAGCTTGTTATCACTCCCCGATTTATTGTGTTTCCTGAAAACGTATCTCTGCCACAGTAGAGATCTGTGCTATATATGTGTGATCCTAAAAATTTGTTTGCTGCTGCAACTGAAGAAAACTGCTGTCCCCCTCCTCCATTTCCTACAGGAGGTCCCATATTATTTCCCGCCTGCACTGTTACTTCTGCTGGGTTAATGGGACCTCTGGAGAACCCATCATAACCAATGGACTCCTGAGTTGTGGATGGAACTGGAAAACCAAACATATCTCTGCTATATGTGTTGGTCATAGACTGTGGGTTTGGCAGGGGTTTCATTGTGTTAGGAACAACAGGTGGAGTCTGCATAACACCCATGTTATTCCCTGTATTGTGGTGTTCTTCATTAAACTGAAAACGAATCTGCTGTTTGTATTCTGTGGAAGGTTGAACACCATTCTGAGTTGGGATTGTTGGTGTATCTTGCTCAATCTCCCTATTTTCACTCAACCCATATTTTCTTTTCCATGTGTCAAGCCAAGTAGAAGTGGGGATGAAATCAACTTTTCCCAAGACCTCAGCAAGCTCTTTGGCTTTTTGACGTAAAATGGGCCCAGTGAGAGGACCATTTTGATCTTTTACCTCATTGTACCACTTAAAAAGAGCTTCTTCCACCTCTGAGGCAGAACCTTTCCTCATACGCTTCCGATCTGCTGATGGATCACCATAGAATGCTTTAAGGattgtttctttattttttttaattatactaAGAGTGGACTTAGATACATTATACATGTCTACCCATTCTCTTAACTTTACATTAGGTTCAGCTTCCATTTGATGGATTATTTCCACTTTTTGTCTCAATGATAGAGAGGTACGAGTTTCTTTTTCATATGCAGTATGGAATAATTGCATATCACCATCATCATATTCTGATGGAAGAACATTTTGTGTCTCTGTTCCATCATATTGCTTGGGACGCCCACAGGTCACATTATTACGTTTTTTCCAACGAGCAAACCAACCTTCAGTTGGCACAAAGTCAGGTTTTCCAAGCGACAGAGCAATAGCCTTGGCTTTTtttcttaagatacctgctgttaTGGGTAAATTTTTTTCTTTAACTTTTAAATACCATACATATAACGCATCTTCAATATCAGGAGCTTTTCCCTTTTTATTACGTCGTCTCTCCTTATCTGGGCTATTTAtgtaatttttaataataatgtcTCGATTTTTCATCATGTGAAGCATTGTGGTTTTAGGTACATCAAAAAATGAGGCCATATCACGCAAGCTCCATTTCATAGGTAAACTTTCCACTGCTTTTACAATTTCAAATTTTTGCCTTAAAGTTAGCGTTTGTCTTTTTATTCCTTTTCCTGATCTTCGTATAAAGTCATCCGTTTCCTGAAGGCTAATCTGTAACAGGCTACTAATATCCTGGGCTGTTGGAGATGAATTATCATCTTCATCCTCTTGTTCTGAGGCCTGATCATCTTCCATATCATGCTCATTGCCCTCATCCTTAATATCACTCGTATCAATCGTTTTTTCATCATCACTTCCATCGCCACTCCCATTTTCATTACAACCTTGGAGGTATTCCTCAACAGAAAAAGTTATATTATGCCGTTTCTTCCATCTTTCTAACCATCCAGTTGTAGGTCGAAAACTGTAACTTCCCTGAGATACAGCAAGGTCTCTAGCTTTTTCAAACAAAACAACATTTGAAAGAGGTAGTTTTTGCTTTTTAGCAGTTTTATACCACTGATAGAGAGCATGTTCAACATGAGGAGCTTTTCCAGATCTTAATCTTTTTCTTCGTCCATTTGGGTTACGTTTATAAGCCTCTATAATTCTATCTCTTGCACGTAGAATATTAAAGAGAGTATTACGAGGTATTCCAAAATGAATTGCCATTTCTCTATGAGATATTTTGCCAGGGAGTTTCTCAATTTCTTGCAAAATTTCTACTTTACGTTTCCACGTAATTTCTGCCCTGCGTTTAGGTTCAATCTTTTTCTGAGACTGCATCAGTAATCGCACCTCTTCTTCAATTGAGCAATCATCAGATAAATTTAGAACTATGGTACCATCTTCAATTGTGTCTTCATTTTCTTGTTCTTCCATGTTGTGAGAGGCTGCATCTTTCTCTTTTCCAAGCTCCATCTCAAAAAATCTGAAAGTAATAAAAAATTACACAGTAGCATGGGATCACTTCAGTTAACTCGTATCAAAAATTTATTTTCCACATAAAATGCAATTTATCTTATAAAATTTAACCAAACATATTAGTTCCTTAAATTGAGATAGCACAACTCGAATATTTTGGGAAGAATGCAAACTGTATGCTCCATCAGAAATTGAAAAGCTTTATTTTTTACGATTACTTTCATACAATAAATCTGTACATACATGATATATTGTGGTATGGTATATGTTTGTTCAGAGTAACATTTTCTTACTCTCTCTTAGATATTATTAAAAATAACTGCTAAACACATATGGGTCACACAACTGCaattaaaggaataaaactgCTTTCTAAGATGGCCTAATGACAATGGAAAAAACAGTTCATCTAATTACAATAAGTGAGAAGAtacatacagtaaaaaaaaataagtattttTATCAtaccggccatttcccaccatgaCAGGACGACCCAGAGATAGCAACACATCATCCCTCATTAAATAGATTCCAACCTCTATACTTTCCCTCTCCAATCTAACATTCAGTCTTTCATTAATTTGTTCATATTCTACAATGGTTCTTTACTGTGTTCGCTTTTAACTtcattcttttacatactctcctATAATTCCACAACATTGTAAATGTAAACACACAACAATTACTGTAAGACATGATGTATTATAATCTAAAATGTTAAACTTTTTAGTGGATTAAAATCTGAGTAAAAATTACTTTTAATATACATGTATTCTTTTTAAGTTTACATTTCAATATAAAAACTAAACTGTAATATGTTCATCCAAGTCTTGactatatattataatatttagAGAAGGCTATTGTTATACAAAATGTAACCAGAACATCAAAATTGTGTAATAATTTAAGTGAAAAATGCACAGTGAATCATAGTTTTACATAATTCATCAACAAATGTTTTAGTAATACAAATTTTCTGGGAATTAATTTCATTTACATACTTGCACATATCCACTTCCTCCTCAATAAATAACTTCCTCCtccataaaaaaaaaacccacccCCCATCCACtagtccaccctctctctccatACTTCCCTCTTACCTAATTCTAACTTCAAATGGCACTTAGTTTCCAGCAGTGAAACCAACTCATCCTCTACAAGCAATTCAGTGCTTGTATAATGCAGTGAAGATACTTTATGAGAAATGGGAATGGCAAGGTGAGGCACACCCTAGACGAACTGATATACAAGGCTTTCCTCCTCTCTGTGTTTTGAAAGATGCACTTTTAATTTAAGATTTTTTCCTTAAAAACTCATTCCTTTTCAGAGGTAGTAGAATATATTCCTTAACATCAGGATACACAGTCATTGCTTCAACTCTCACAATTCAGGTTACTGCAAGAAGACATAGCAAATGTAAGGttctaaaataaataaaatatgcaGTTATTCACAAACTATTCATTGTGTTTGCATGCATTACAATGATAAAGACTAATGTAAAAACAAACACTAAATGATTTACTTGACTCATTCTTGggctaataaaaattataattataataataatacaagtaaAAGTAATAATTACAAATAGGTATTATTATAAGTAAATAGGTAAATATTTACTTATAATAATACGTACAAgaatatttttaatataaaaatgAGCACTGTATAGTACTCTATACATTAAATTTTTGTTACCATTGGTAATACTGCACATAATTATATAGGATTTAAATGGAAAGAAGATACAGTGTCTACTGTATGGATTATAATTTTTTGTATAAAACATATAGAATATGTTCACACATTCATAATTTTCCACTAATTCAAAACATTCTTTAAATTAAGGTTTTCTAACACTCCAGCCATCTTCCACTGGGGTAAGGTCAACCAAAGGTTAACTCTTCATGtaccagtatatacactgagttatatatgtatgtgtgtggggagATTAGGTCATAGCCATATCAGAGAAACAGGAGAGTTAAGTATTCTGCCTTGTAATGAATATCTGTTGGGAATGAATGAGATTGCCATTTATAGTTATGTACTAGTGCCCATTGCTGGGGTAAGACTGGATATGATGTGACCCATTTTGTAAACCTCAAGGCAAAATTATTCAAAAAGCCCTTCTGCAAGTAAGCAAGACAGACTGCTTAAGACTTTTCTTCATTTTGTATCTATCAGTTTCTACTGACTGCAAAGCTGACACTAATTATACATGAGAAGCACTGCATAAGATTAGCTTCCATTTTATAACTATTACAGTTATACAATGGCTGAAATTTATGCATAATAAGGtagcaataacaataatattcatagaagtgctaaacccatggggGGGGTCATACATTACCTTAGGCATGGGAAATAATCAGATCTGATATAAGGAAAGAGCAAATAGCTCtgattccttggaacaagagcccttcaccagagcCAAAGCACCGCTCATGAAAGAACATAATACTGCAGTTATAGAAATGTACAGGTATGTTAATACTGACAGATTGTGGTAATACAATGCACACTGAAGACATTTATTGAAGAAGTTTTGCAACTGATGACTTTATTACCCCTAATGATTAGGACTGTCTGCAAGATGTCTCCTCTGACAAATCTTTAATTGTGATTGTGAATACTCCCAGTTATAGACATTCTATTGGTGATAAATAATGAAAATTTAAATTAGGTTAGTCTAAAAAAAAGTgtgacccccccccaaaaaagtgTGACAAAATGTGTCCTTTTTTTATACAAGCTCAAGATACAATAGTGTTTAGTGCCGTGTTTGAATGTTATATTAAGGTAATAGCACCAAGCCCATAAGATTGGTACTCAATTTTTTTCCTTTCTTCTTCAGGATACGTCCAGCTTGCTTAGAGGTATTTCCCCTTTAAGCACTCACTGTGGTCGTCAGTCTGATTTATTTCAGAAACGCTTAGTTAATTTGAAATGTTATATACAGTACTATGAAAATACTTGGCTTGAGGTTAAGTCTAATGCAGTTGGAAGATAGTTTCTTTAACCTTAATTATATGGTATGATCTAGGGAAGTCTAACCCCTAAACTAAAATCTGCTATTCATTTAACAATAACTCCTAGGAAATTAAAAGTTTGATGGTAATGTTTGTGCGAGTAGTTAATAGTTAGTGTGGAAGGCATCGTCCCGACCCTCACATACTGACCTCGTACACCTTTACTACCACATAACACACATTGACAAATATTTTAAGTTTATGATAGACCTCATTAAGTTCTACTGAACTGTGTGGCAGTAAATCTACCTGCAAATTAAGTGTCAAGTGCCAAAAGCGGTATAAACAGACAGCATCTATCTACCTCTGTTTGTTACATGGCAACACTAGTCTAATGTTATTGTTCCTGTAGAGTCTGGATAATGAAGTATTTATTGCTGTCTTTATCACTAACTAACAACAACTGTTACAATACATTGTAACGAGTAAAATTATAACATTCTAATTACAATGATAATATTCACATTGGGATGAAAATAAGTGTTTCACTGAAATATTCTCCGCTTTACAATCGATTACTTTTGCCATATATCTGGCGAGGTGTAGAGAGGGAAGTACAAATATGTATTTGTGAGTTTGAAGGcagacacaggtatgataaaactgTAGAGTGGAGGCTGTGGACTCCATCTTACACTGATCTTCAGATGCATAATAAAACTGACGAATTGGCAAAGGCATCTGCCTTCAAGGAGGGAATAAATTACAATCATGGGCTGTCTGCGAACAGTATTACGAAAATAACTTCGTTGACTTGATGCTGAGGttgactgacaccagtcagtcaacCTACCATTCTACCCCGCAGGAAGAGCCACATGCCcgtggtgcatccaacaagatagtAAACAGAATCtttgggtgtcccgtagctcgactgcTAACTTACTCGGCTTACAaacaggtccgtggttcgatgcccggtacgggtggaaatattaggccacggtgccccgtggccagATCgctaaagctttcgcttcacacggcgagggtctgtgtTCGATTCCCAGCGTGGGTAGAAACACtgagcgtgtttctttacaccggttgtctatgttcaccaatcagtgaaatgggtacctaggagttagtcgactggtatgggttgcatcctgggacatggacctaatttacccgaagtgctcagcataacaagtggctttctatatagtagtacgacATTGATGTCACctagttagttgactggtgtggctcacattctggggacaaaatttGCCTAATTTttcagaaatgctctgcataacaaggggctttctatacagtagtatgtcactgacgtaAATTAATGCAACTGTAACCAGATATAAGCACGTAAATAACTAAATTCAATACTATTGTAATTTATTTAGCTATCAAAACCTTGCAGcccagtccctgtacccattatgtgcctctgtaatcttttgactaccacccataggatgggtatggggtatataatgaagatattaaactaactaaactctgTGATATTGCTAATGAATATGGTACCCCCAAGTGAACTTACCTGAATGCATGAAGGTTCCTGATGGCTTCCTCATTTGATAATAGGCTTCCTATCTAATAGTCTTCTGTACAATTCCAAAAGCACAAAAGTGTAACAAAAGATTGAATTAGGCACCCCGTGGGAGTGTCCTCAGTGCCACATTAAACCTTATAATCAATGATTTACTAAATTGTATTTTCATGTAGCTCAATCATTACGTAATTAATTCACTTTGGTGATGCACTGCTACATATACCAACACTGAAAGCATCAAGAATTAGGGTTAATCACATGAGACAATTAAGGTATTAATCACTGAATACCGCTTTCCCTTACAATATGAGTATGGGGCGCATAATAAAACTGAAagggataataatgatgatgatgatgatgatgatgataataataataataataataataataataataataataattttattttagcatgatacatgtttgtacaaaggcgtataacaattgggtgtacatgccaaaagtccctttagatgcagaacatttcgggcaaacatagactaacttaagattaataaggcaacaACAGTGCAGTAACTGTACATATGGTTATTaggtgagttacaatgaatacaagagaattgaatattctattagatcatgctatatggctttaataagtttggtagagaagaattacagttttgatatTAACCTAAGGTGAATACAGTGGAATGATTAACATTTGAGAGGAtttacagatattgagagtaagtagATATTGATTATAATGTTTTACCTATGTTCATGATATTAAGCAAATGCACGTATAGTTTTTACATACGTATTTATGATGGGCTGTGATAAATTAAGGAGTGTTTTC
Above is a window of Cherax quadricarinatus isolate ZL_2023a chromosome 24, ASM3850222v1, whole genome shotgun sequence DNA encoding:
- the LOC128690947 gene encoding uncharacterized protein, yielding MELGKEKDAASHNMEEQENEDTIEDGTIVLNLSDDCSIEEEVRLLMQSQKKIEPKRRAEITWKRKVEILQEIEKLPGKISHREMAIHFGIPRNTLFNILRARDRIIEAYKRNPNGRRKRLRSGKAPHVEHALYQWYKTAKKQKLPLSNVVLFEKARDLAVSQGSYSFRPTTGWLERWKKRHNITFSVEEYLQGCNENGSGDGSDDEKTIDTSDIKDEGNEHDMEDDQASEQEDEDDNSSPTAQDISSLLQISLQETDDFIRRSGKGIKRQTLTLRQKFEIVKAVESLPMKWSLRDMASFFDVPKTTMLHMMKNRDIIIKNYINSPDKERRRNKKGKAPDIEDALYVWYLKVKEKNLPITAGILRKKAKAIALSLGKPDFVPTEGWFARWKKRNNVTCGRPKQYDGTETQNVLPSEYDDGDMQLFHTAYEKETRTSLSLRQKVEIIHQMEAEPNVKLREWVDMYNVSKSTLSIIKKNKETILKAFYGDPSADRKRMRKGSASEVEEALFKWYNEVKDQNGPLTGPILRQKAKELAEVLGKVDFIPTSTWLDTWKRKYGLSENREIEQDTPTIPTQNGVQPSTEYKQQIRFQFNEEHHNTGNNMGVMQTPPVVPNTMKPLPNPQSMTNTYSRDMFGFPVPSTTQESIGYDGFSRGPINPAEVTVQAGNNMGPPVGNGGGGQQFSSVAAANKFLGSHIYSTDLYCGRDTFSGNTINRGVITSSRDHTVSAPTASQGNYTAERLLQQYKMDNHQPNNFLPPPDGLTESSIRRAMMDIRRYLEQSPYPLDWSLVHNFEMLLHTNIATRNHLPL